In Phyllopteryx taeniolatus isolate TA_2022b chromosome 13, UOR_Ptae_1.2, whole genome shotgun sequence, the following are encoded in one genomic region:
- the LOC133488276 gene encoding glutathione-specific gamma-glutamylcyclotransferase 1-like gives MCLRLVLPAACCFGQKLAFLRNSSEKNKTRLFRCEKLSSSMKAQDFLNWTGSLWVFGYGSLVWKPDFLYQRRKIGYIKGYKRRFWHGDDFYRGDKENPGRVVTLVEDQVACTWGVAYEVSDTQIKEALQYLNMREVTMGGYVTEMVEFIPQEKAKDTIPALVYIATSDSPAYLGPALDQEIANQIAVCRGKTGHNIEYLLRLAYFMRHCCPEADDEHLFSIEAAVLNIYHNCGTLNSFLVKSV, from the exons ATGTGCCTCCGATTAGTTTTACCTGCAGCATGTTGCTTTGGACAGAAACTTGCATTTTTAAGAAACTCatccgaaaaaaacaaaacgcgttTGTTTCGTTGTGAAAAGCTAAGCAGCTCAATGAAAGCTCAAGACTTCTTGAATTGGACGGGCAGCCTGTGGGTATTTGGTTACGGATCCTTAGTGTGGAAGCCTGATTTTCTCTACCAGAGGAGAAAAATAGGCTACATCAAGGGCTACAAAAGGCGTTTCTGGCACGGAGACGACTTTTATCGAGGAGACAAGGAAAAC CCAGGAAGAGTGGTAACACTGGTGGAGGACCAGGTG GCTTGTACATGGGGCGTGGCCTATGAGGTGTCAGATACTCAGATAAAAGAGGCCTTGCAGTACCTCAACATGAGAGAAGTGACGATGGGAGGATACGTAACAGAGATGGTGGAGTTCATCCCTCAGGAGAAGGCCAAAGACACCATCCCCGCCCTCGTCTACATCGCCACGTCTGACAGCCCCGCTTACCTGGGACCCGCTTTGGACCAGGAGATCGCCAACCAGATTGCCGTCTGCAGGGGCAAGACGGGCCACAACATCGAATATCTGCTCCGGCTCGCGTACTTCATGCGACACTGCTGCCCCGAGGCGGATGACGAGCACCTCTTCTCCATCGAGGCAGCTGTGTTGAACATTTACCACAACTGTGGAACACTAAACTCCTTCCTCGTGAAGTCAGTTTAA